In one Niallia taxi genomic region, the following are encoded:
- a CDS encoding aldo/keto reductase, which translates to MQVTKLGYGANSVGGHNLFPNLKDATGKEVVNAALDAGVDFLDTAFIYGLGKSEELIGEVLKERGNRDKVVIASKAAHKPVDGKIVLDNSRQFLRDSVEESLKKLQTDHIDLFYVHYPDGTTPLAEVAGTLKELKDEGKIGAVGASNLNAEQLKEFNKDGYLEVFQGEYSLLKREAENSFLPYCVENGISFVPYFPLASGLLTGKFSKDAKFDDIRAKDPLFQGDAFLQNLEKVEQLKALAKEKGFDATHLALAWLLKQPAVDVIIPGAKTVAQLQNNLRTLDVDLTDDETARISRIFS; encoded by the coding sequence ATGCAAGTGACAAAGCTAGGTTATGGAGCAAACTCTGTTGGAGGACATAATTTATTTCCTAACTTAAAAGATGCAACTGGTAAGGAAGTAGTCAATGCGGCCTTGGATGCAGGAGTAGACTTTTTAGATACTGCTTTTATTTATGGGCTTGGAAAGTCAGAGGAATTGATCGGGGAAGTGCTCAAAGAGCGTGGAAACAGAGATAAAGTAGTAATTGCCAGCAAAGCAGCGCATAAGCCAGTGGACGGAAAAATTGTGTTAGATAATAGCCGTCAATTCTTAAGAGACTCTGTAGAGGAAAGCTTGAAAAAACTGCAGACTGATCATATTGATTTGTTTTATGTTCATTATCCAGATGGTACCACTCCATTGGCAGAAGTGGCAGGTACGCTTAAGGAGCTAAAGGACGAAGGGAAAATTGGAGCAGTTGGCGCATCTAACTTAAATGCAGAGCAATTAAAGGAATTTAACAAGGATGGTTACTTGGAAGTCTTTCAAGGAGAATATTCGCTTTTGAAAAGAGAAGCGGAAAACTCCTTTTTGCCATATTGTGTGGAAAACGGCATAAGCTTTGTACCATATTTCCCGTTAGCATCAGGTTTGCTGACAGGAAAGTTCTCCAAGGATGCTAAATTTGATGATATCCGGGCGAAGGATCCGCTTTTTCAAGGAGATGCATTCCTGCAAAACTTGGAAAAGGTTGAGCAGTTAAAAGCATTGGCTAAAGAAAAGGGCTTTGATGCAACTCACTTGGCGCTAGCGTGGCTTTTAAAGCAGCCTGCAGTGGATGTAATTATACCAGGCGCTAAAACGGTCGCACAGCTGCAAAATAACTTAAGAACATTAGATGTCGATTTGACAGATGATGAAACAGCAAGGATTAGCAGGATCTTTTCCTGA
- a CDS encoding VanZ family protein codes for MYIPKKIILLAFLTLLFIIWIQTDIELALNFPIILLLLVPMWVYYRIYRSKKKQVINAKREFLVNIFFLYLLMVMYVTLTPFHFTPSGNRGNINLVPYVQILYQYENKPSIFWMLYTLGNIIMFIPFGLLVPSIYRRRFKWLVTIFLGAFASLTIEVTQYFFTVGRAADIDDFILNVFGSLLGYFLYKFTKIIKSKYPENILTNQGLTKK; via the coding sequence GTGTACATACCGAAAAAAATCATCCTACTAGCTTTTCTGACTCTTTTATTTATCATATGGATTCAGACGGATATCGAATTGGCTCTCAACTTCCCAATAATCCTCCTTCTGCTTGTCCCAATGTGGGTTTACTACAGAATTTATCGTTCGAAGAAAAAACAAGTTATCAACGCGAAAAGAGAATTTCTCGTTAATATCTTTTTTCTTTATTTATTGATGGTCATGTATGTTACATTGACTCCCTTCCATTTCACTCCTTCTGGCAATAGAGGGAATATCAACTTGGTACCGTATGTGCAAATACTTTATCAATATGAAAATAAGCCTTCTATTTTTTGGATGCTTTATACACTAGGCAATATTATCATGTTTATTCCTTTTGGCTTACTAGTACCCTCCATTTATCGGCGCAGATTCAAATGGCTTGTGACAATCTTTCTAGGGGCCTTTGCTTCGTTAACAATTGAGGTTACTCAGTACTTTTTTACAGTTGGGCGTGCCGCAGATATTGATGACTTTATTTTGAATGTATTTGGAAGTCTATTGGGATATTTTTTATACAAATTTACAAAGATAATAAAAAGTAAATATCCGGAAAATATCCTGACAAACCAAGGACTAACTAAAAAATAA
- the murB gene encoding UDP-N-acetylmuramate dehydrogenase: MKNNDMKEKLLQIMTEDEVKIDEPLSQYTYTKIGGNADYLLFPTTFEQLQQAYKIALLAEIPITILGNGSNVLIKDGGIRGAVFNLTKLANIRLEGDKVFAQSGAALIDTSRFALEQSLTGLEFACGIPGSIGGALYMNAGAYGGEIADVLESATVLTAEGEIISVQKEDLELGYRTSNIAKNNYVVIEAVFQLQAGSYDVIKAKMDELTYLRESKQPLEYPSCGSVFKRPPGYFAGKLIQDSNLQGTKIGGAQVSTKHAGFIVNVDNATADDYISLIKHVQKTVKENYDVNLETEVRIIGEDK, encoded by the coding sequence ATGAAAAATAATGATATGAAAGAAAAATTACTGCAGATAATGACAGAAGATGAAGTGAAAATAGATGAGCCATTAAGTCAGTATACGTATACAAAAATCGGCGGAAATGCAGATTACCTGTTGTTCCCGACTACGTTTGAACAGCTTCAGCAAGCTTATAAAATAGCGCTACTGGCTGAAATCCCAATTACGATTTTAGGAAATGGTTCAAATGTGCTAATCAAGGATGGCGGAATTCGCGGTGCTGTGTTCAACTTGACGAAGCTTGCGAATATTCGACTAGAAGGCGATAAGGTATTTGCTCAAAGTGGAGCAGCCCTCATTGACACATCTAGATTTGCATTGGAGCAATCCTTAACAGGTCTTGAATTTGCGTGTGGAATTCCAGGCTCAATCGGTGGTGCTCTTTACATGAATGCCGGAGCTTATGGTGGTGAAATTGCAGATGTGTTAGAAAGCGCCACTGTACTTACAGCTGAGGGTGAAATTATCTCTGTTCAAAAGGAAGACTTGGAACTAGGATATCGCACTAGTAATATTGCGAAAAACAACTATGTAGTGATAGAAGCAGTCTTTCAGCTTCAAGCTGGAAGCTATGATGTGATTAAAGCGAAGATGGACGAATTAACCTATCTTCGAGAATCAAAACAGCCTTTAGAATATCCGTCATGCGGCAGTGTCTTCAAAAGGCCGCCAGGTTACTTTGCCGGAAAATTGATCCAAGACAGCAATCTTCAAGGAACAAAAATTGGAGGGGCGCAAGTCTCTACAAAGCATGCCGGCTTTATCGTAAACGTAGATAATGCGACTGCAGACGATTATATTTCCCTAATCAAACATGTACAAAAAACGGTCAAAGAGAATTATGACGTTAACTTGGAAACAGAAGTTAGAATAATTGGGGAAGATAAGTAG
- a CDS encoding ABC transporter ATP-binding protein, whose translation MNILSAKDVKIGYDEKIIVEQLSLEIETGKITTIIGPNGCGKSTILKALARLNKVKAGAIYLDGEAIQKIPTKNIAKKMAVLPQSPDSPNGLTTYELVSYGRSPHQKGFGRLGERDKEVIEWALEVTGLSEWKYQEVDTLSGGQRQRAWIAMAIAQETELLLLDEPTTYLDMAHQLEVLQLLKKLNEEEQRTIVMVIHDLNHASRFSDKMIAMKKGQLIKEGTPNEVMTAAVLKDVFHVDAEIVTDPRTNKPACLSYDLVGMEPRKEKSLAPS comes from the coding sequence ATGAATATCCTTTCAGCAAAAGATGTAAAGATAGGCTATGACGAAAAAATTATTGTGGAGCAATTGAGTTTGGAAATAGAAACTGGGAAAATCACGACGATTATCGGACCAAATGGTTGTGGAAAGTCGACGATATTAAAGGCTTTAGCTAGGTTAAATAAAGTGAAGGCTGGCGCAATTTACTTGGATGGCGAAGCCATTCAAAAGATTCCCACCAAAAATATCGCTAAAAAAATGGCAGTGCTGCCCCAATCTCCAGATTCTCCGAACGGCTTAACAACGTATGAGCTTGTTTCCTATGGTCGCTCCCCTCATCAAAAGGGCTTTGGCAGATTAGGGGAAAGAGATAAAGAAGTAATTGAATGGGCCCTTGAGGTTACAGGCTTGTCTGAATGGAAATACCAAGAAGTAGATACCTTATCAGGCGGACAAAGACAAAGAGCATGGATAGCTATGGCAATTGCTCAAGAGACGGAGCTTCTTTTACTGGATGAGCCGACTACCTATCTTGATATGGCCCATCAGCTAGAGGTGCTTCAGTTACTTAAAAAGCTTAACGAAGAAGAGCAAAGAACAATTGTGATGGTGATCCATGATCTTAACCACGCTTCGCGTTTTTCTGATAAGATGATTGCAATGAAAAAGGGTCAGCTGATAAAAGAAGGTACACCGAATGAGGTAATGACTGCAGCGGTTTTGAAGGATGTTTTTCATGTGGATGCAGAAATAGTGACAGACCCAAGAACAAATAAGCCTGCTTGCTTATCGTATGACTTGGTAGGAATGGAACCTAGAAAAGAAAAATCGTTAGCTCCAAGCTGA
- a CDS encoding histidine kinase N-terminal 7TM domain-containing diguanylate cyclase codes for MMDQIILTYIVIMATGGVLQLVLAFIGYTNRHVFAGTQTFAWLSLFSAIYAFGHALELTSTTGEGVMFWVVFQYLGMPFSAPATLILVLQYIGLDKHINKKTLFLYYLIPLLTFLFISTNNYHHLFYKHVNFVQNHGALLLDMTVGQWYVVHGSYTFGTLFVAALFLIWYWIKTKTKHWKQILTLLIGVLLPITTSLLYLIGMTPYSIDPVPIVMCITGLLYLWAIMSTHMLTVAPVAKDYLFESMRDAVIVLDLSKKVVEYNPLASQLFPALKNGKRIDDIMMYNGDILPFHNSVNENSVNELEWKDRDKYYQIRISPIHKRNHIVVGTAIVINDITELKQVQKQLRELAYNDGLTKIYNRTYFMEKSKQAIMKDSQAQDCTSLLLFDVDHFKRINDTYGHFAGDDALRHIVSVTQGLLEKDMLFGRYGGEEFVLLLPGYSLESAAEVAARIRAKLEVSSFYSKGDALTITASFGVAAKRNISNPEEALSVLAEKADLALYEAKRNGRNRVYIEINKEFREQGYIYSVK; via the coding sequence ATGATGGACCAAATTATATTGACATATATTGTAATAATGGCTACAGGCGGCGTATTGCAGCTTGTACTGGCTTTTATTGGCTATACAAATAGGCATGTTTTTGCAGGAACCCAAACATTTGCTTGGCTGTCGCTGTTTTCTGCCATTTATGCTTTTGGACATGCACTTGAACTTACGAGTACAACAGGGGAAGGCGTCATGTTTTGGGTTGTTTTTCAGTACTTAGGTATGCCTTTTTCTGCGCCAGCAACCTTGATTCTTGTTTTGCAGTATATAGGCCTAGATAAGCATATCAATAAAAAAACATTGTTTCTTTATTATCTTATCCCTTTGCTCACATTTCTTTTTATATCAACAAATAACTACCACCATTTATTTTACAAACATGTTAATTTTGTTCAGAACCATGGGGCCTTATTACTGGATATGACAGTTGGACAATGGTATGTTGTCCACGGAAGCTACACATTTGGCACATTGTTTGTCGCAGCACTTTTTCTAATATGGTATTGGATTAAGACAAAGACAAAGCATTGGAAACAAATTTTAACATTATTAATTGGCGTTTTGTTGCCGATCACAACATCCTTGCTGTATTTAATAGGAATGACACCATATAGCATAGACCCTGTACCAATTGTTATGTGTATCACAGGATTGTTGTATTTATGGGCGATTATGTCCACACATATGCTGACAGTGGCTCCTGTTGCTAAGGATTATTTGTTTGAAAGCATGAGGGACGCGGTCATTGTTCTGGATTTATCGAAAAAGGTGGTTGAATATAATCCACTTGCATCCCAGCTATTTCCGGCTTTGAAGAATGGAAAACGGATTGATGATATAATGATGTACAACGGTGATATCTTACCGTTTCATAACAGTGTGAATGAGAATTCTGTTAATGAGCTAGAATGGAAAGATAGAGACAAATATTATCAAATAAGAATTTCGCCAATTCATAAGCGAAATCATATTGTTGTAGGAACTGCAATTGTTATCAATGACATAACAGAGTTAAAGCAAGTACAGAAGCAGTTGCGAGAATTGGCCTATAATGATGGTCTTACTAAAATATATAATCGGACATATTTTATGGAGAAATCCAAGCAAGCAATTATGAAAGATAGCCAAGCTCAGGATTGTACATCCTTGCTTCTATTCGATGTAGATCATTTCAAAAGAATTAACGATACGTATGGACATTTTGCTGGAGATGATGCTTTACGACATATCGTCTCTGTTACACAAGGTCTGCTTGAGAAGGACATGCTTTTTGGCAGATATGGCGGAGAAGAGTTTGTTCTGCTGCTTCCTGGTTACTCCCTTGAATCAGCGGCAGAAGTAGCAGCTCGAATTAGAGCTAAACTTGAAGTGTCGAGTTTCTATTCAAAAGGAGATGCACTAACTATTACGGCAAGCTTTGGAGTTGCAGCTAAAAGGAATATTAGTAATCCTGAAGAAGCGTTAAGCGTTCTAGCCGAAAAGGCAGATCTGGCATTGTATGAAGCGAAACGAAATGGCAGAAACAGAGTGTATATCGAAATAAATAAAGAGTTTCGAGAACAAGGCTATATATATTCTGTAAAATAA